In Dyella terrae, one DNA window encodes the following:
- a CDS encoding LysR family transcriptional regulator, whose product MAVFVRAVELGSFAAAADALELSGPMVGKHVRCLEERLGVRLLTRTTRRQHLTDIGRAYYERCRVVLAEAEASDALAADKLAEPRGKLRVTMPVHFGRHCVVPVLLKLARQWPALEFDLSLSDRFADLAEDEYDLAIRTGDLESKTDLVARRVARQRMVVCASPSYLRKHGKPRQYEDLTQHNAVVYRRSGRVRPWLFPRDGQLPQEVLPRTRLRLDDLDAIADATVAGLGLAWLPSWLVRDRIQSGALVHVLPKQPEFLYDVHAVWLQTPNLARKIRVAVDALAEALPSLTG is encoded by the coding sequence ATGGCGGTTTTCGTCAGGGCCGTTGAACTGGGCTCTTTTGCCGCCGCCGCGGACGCGCTTGAGCTGTCCGGGCCGATGGTGGGCAAACACGTCCGATGTCTTGAGGAGCGCCTTGGCGTGCGTCTCCTTACCCGTACCACGCGCCGCCAGCACCTGACGGACATCGGACGTGCCTATTACGAACGTTGTCGGGTCGTTCTGGCCGAAGCGGAGGCGTCGGACGCGCTGGCGGCCGACAAGCTGGCCGAGCCGCGCGGGAAGCTGCGCGTCACCATGCCCGTCCACTTCGGTCGACACTGCGTGGTGCCGGTCTTGCTGAAACTTGCCCGGCAATGGCCTGCGCTTGAATTCGATCTGTCGCTCAGCGACCGTTTCGCGGATCTCGCGGAGGACGAATACGATCTGGCCATCCGGACGGGCGACCTCGAAAGCAAGACGGACCTTGTCGCGCGTCGGGTCGCGCGTCAGCGCATGGTGGTCTGCGCGTCACCCTCTTACTTGAGGAAGCACGGCAAGCCACGGCAGTACGAGGATCTGACCCAGCACAACGCCGTCGTCTACCGGCGATCGGGGCGCGTTCGTCCGTGGCTGTTTCCGCGTGACGGCCAGCTCCCACAGGAAGTGTTGCCTCGAACCCGCCTCCGGCTTGACGATCTCGATGCCATTGCCGATGCCACGGTTGCGGGCCTGGGACTGGCGTGGCTGCCGTCCTGGCTGGTGCGCGACCGCATTCAATCGGGCGCGCTTGTTCACGTGCTGCCGAAGCAGCCGGAGTTTCTTTACGACGTTCACGCGGTCTGGTTGCAGACACCCAACCTTGCACGGAAGATTCGAGTTGCTGTTGATGCTTTGGCTGAGGCGTTGCCGAGTTTGACTGGCTGA
- a CDS encoding zinc-dependent alcohol dehydrogenase family protein has product MARVVRFYEHGGPEMLRIEHVDVPPPSRGEVQIRVKALGLNRAEALLRAGAYIENPPLPSGLGLEASGRVEAVGDDVSGFSPGDAVSLIPPVSMVRWPAYGELINFPAELVVAHPTSLSWEAAAGVWMAYLTAYGALIDIARLERNDFVVITAASSSVGLAAIQIANKIGATPIAVTRTSAKREALLAAGASHVIALAEEDLADRLREITSHRGVRVVLDPIGGPIFQTLTAAMARGGILIEYGGLSPEATPFPLSSVLAKTLTLRGYLVHEILVDPVRLEEARTFILEGLTSGTLLPIIARSFPFDQIVEAHRFLESNEQFGKIVVTI; this is encoded by the coding sequence ATGGCACGCGTAGTCCGCTTTTACGAACACGGTGGCCCCGAGATGCTGCGCATCGAGCATGTGGATGTCCCGCCACCGTCGCGCGGGGAGGTACAGATTCGCGTCAAAGCACTGGGGTTGAATCGGGCCGAGGCCCTGCTGCGCGCGGGTGCGTATATCGAGAATCCGCCCCTGCCCTCGGGACTTGGACTGGAAGCGTCTGGCCGGGTGGAGGCCGTTGGCGACGACGTGAGTGGGTTCTCTCCAGGGGACGCCGTGAGCTTGATCCCGCCGGTCTCAATGGTCCGATGGCCCGCTTACGGAGAACTCATCAACTTCCCTGCGGAACTTGTCGTCGCACATCCGACGTCTCTGAGCTGGGAAGCGGCTGCGGGCGTGTGGATGGCCTACCTCACCGCTTACGGCGCCCTGATAGACATCGCCAGACTGGAGAGGAACGACTTCGTCGTCATCACGGCAGCCTCCAGCAGCGTGGGCCTTGCCGCCATTCAGATAGCCAACAAGATAGGCGCAACGCCGATTGCCGTCACAAGAACGTCGGCTAAAAGAGAGGCCCTGTTGGCTGCTGGTGCCTCACATGTCATAGCCCTCGCCGAAGAGGATCTGGCCGACCGACTCAGGGAGATCACATCGCATCGAGGTGTGCGCGTTGTCCTGGATCCCATCGGCGGGCCTATTTTCCAGACGCTGACGGCAGCCATGGCCCGCGGCGGCATTCTGATCGAATACGGTGGACTGAGCCCCGAGGCGACGCCCTTTCCATTATCCAGCGTGCTCGCAAAGACACTCACGCTACGCGGATACCTTGTTCATGAAATCCTCGTCGATCCGGTGCGGCTGGAAGAGGCCAGGACCTTCATTCTCGAGGGGCTCACATCCGGAACACTTCTACCGATCATCGCCAGAAGCTTTCCATTCGATCAGATCGTCGAGGCACATCGATTCCTGGAGTCCAATGAGCAGTTTGGAAAGATTGTGGTAACGATATGA
- a CDS encoding tetratricopeptide repeat protein produces the protein MSLNRPTQILGGLFIAAYSVLTMVCGIAMFLGPPNGFELSWLITGFVIEAGALWTFVKGADLLFGRDRPKGLIGPTAMKIIVCAYGLILIAALVMSFRSRSWQLNAGSLAALSLMIWAALTLARRRARGDTNHDVANEDDSIESASDRVRFDMLPAESPCLGDTSEMTRPGLPARTIWLTTILVGLVISVGARLIMQSRAANVASVTQNDYTVFMANAMKADAIEDPLQRCLESPDLPHAHWNRETTVAHCRMRTFKTLELADIEALLRDKKADAIDRAFASYLTAQESEEGPKGLIDIAFQNARLGKADARTRKIIDEWKRQAPASAFALTASGLQYVDAAHEARGGASGSRVTEGQWNRMREQIRLANTDLHRAVEIDPRVTSAYPPLIYASAMDGDGDAMEHNANLALDVDPSNLVIRSQLMNQSQPMWGSAFGGVENQRDESAALVSRNPLLRMVTQLPLVYKAFCDCNYPDAYTLQLVLEASDADLAPVQLTKLASVIYDSNRHLAIMLYTEALRFDPRNEEILRWRSEVMIDAGDSKGALDVMLTMARRFPADNQVARQLAVIYRQTGHIKEAEETFLAIVARDPYDVLALGFLGDLYNHQAHQPEKAAEVARRLIELHPDHPAGYIVRACYLMNANSPERYEAIHYVLNRFGDEPRWAGSAKELRAYLAKHPEPTSG, from the coding sequence ATGTCACTCAATCGTCCGACGCAGATTTTGGGTGGCCTTTTCATCGCCGCGTACAGCGTACTGACGATGGTGTGCGGTATCGCGATGTTTCTTGGCCCGCCCAACGGATTCGAACTTTCCTGGCTGATCACCGGCTTCGTTATTGAGGCAGGTGCACTTTGGACCTTCGTTAAGGGGGCGGATCTGCTGTTCGGCCGTGACCGACCCAAGGGACTCATTGGCCCCACGGCAATGAAGATCATTGTCTGTGCGTATGGGCTCATCTTGATCGCTGCCCTCGTCATGAGCTTCAGGTCAAGAAGCTGGCAGCTCAACGCCGGCTCGCTTGCCGCGTTGAGCTTGATGATCTGGGCTGCGCTTACTCTGGCCCGCCGCCGCGCACGGGGTGACACGAATCACGACGTTGCAAATGAAGATGATTCAATCGAATCGGCAAGCGATCGAGTCAGGTTCGACATGCTGCCTGCGGAATCACCATGCCTTGGTGACACCAGCGAAATGACGCGGCCCGGCCTACCTGCACGCACCATCTGGCTGACTACCATTCTCGTGGGGCTTGTCATTTCAGTGGGGGCTCGACTGATCATGCAGTCCCGCGCCGCCAATGTGGCGTCGGTGACTCAGAATGACTACACGGTCTTCATGGCGAATGCCATGAAGGCCGATGCCATAGAGGATCCGTTGCAGCGGTGCCTGGAATCGCCGGATCTCCCCCACGCGCACTGGAACCGGGAGACGACAGTCGCCCATTGCAGAATGCGCACATTCAAGACGCTTGAGCTTGCCGATATCGAAGCATTACTGCGAGACAAGAAGGCCGACGCAATCGATCGCGCCTTTGCCAGCTATCTCACGGCCCAGGAAAGCGAGGAAGGGCCAAAAGGGTTGATCGATATAGCGTTTCAAAATGCACGTCTTGGCAAGGCTGACGCACGCACCCGCAAGATCATAGACGAATGGAAACGACAGGCACCTGCCAGCGCGTTCGCACTGACCGCCAGCGGACTCCAATACGTTGACGCAGCCCATGAAGCGCGCGGTGGCGCATCTGGTTCGCGCGTGACGGAAGGCCAGTGGAACCGCATGCGTGAACAGATTCGGCTTGCAAATACCGATCTGCATCGCGCCGTTGAAATAGATCCACGGGTTACTTCGGCCTATCCACCGCTGATTTATGCATCCGCCATGGACGGCGATGGCGACGCGATGGAACACAACGCGAACCTGGCCCTGGATGTCGACCCTTCAAATCTTGTCATTCGCTCGCAACTGATGAACCAGTCGCAACCGATGTGGGGCAGCGCATTCGGTGGTGTGGAGAATCAACGCGACGAAAGCGCGGCGCTGGTGTCGCGTAATCCACTATTGCGAATGGTGACCCAGTTGCCGCTTGTCTACAAAGCGTTCTGTGACTGCAACTATCCAGACGCCTATACCCTGCAGCTCGTACTCGAAGCATCGGACGCTGACCTGGCGCCGGTTCAGCTGACCAAGCTCGCAAGCGTCATTTACGACTCCAACCGCCATCTTGCGATCATGTTGTACACCGAAGCCCTGCGCTTCGACCCGCGCAATGAAGAGATCTTACGCTGGCGATCGGAGGTAATGATCGATGCGGGTGATTCAAAAGGCGCGCTTGATGTGATGCTTACCATGGCAAGGCGCTTTCCTGCCGATAATCAGGTCGCTCGACAGTTGGCGGTAATCTACCGCCAGACCGGTCACATCAAGGAAGCGGAGGAAACGTTCCTTGCCATCGTTGCACGCGATCCCTACGACGTGCTGGCCCTGGGATTTCTTGGCGATCTCTATAACCACCAAGCCCATCAACCTGAGAAAGCAGCTGAAGTAGCACGTCGCCTAATCGAGCTTCACCCCGACCATCCAGCCGGTTACATCGTGCGGGCCTGCTATCTGATGAACGCGAACTCACCTGAACGTTATGAAGCAATTCACTACGTCCTTAACCGTTTTGGCGACGAGCCTCGCTGGGCAGGATCAGCGAAGGAATTGCGTGCGTACCTGGCCAAGCATCCAGAGCCAACCTCCGGATGA
- a CDS encoding LysR family transcriptional regulator translates to MDKLENMAVFVRVVERGSFAAAAEDFRISPAMAGVHVRTLEERLGARLIHRTTRRHSTTEIGRLYYERCKQILADVSDADACAAQLKSRPQGRLRVASPVSFSVHALAPSCRDYIAENPEVSIDLVVSDRPVDMLEEAIDVAVRIGELEDSSMIARSLRPYRSLICAAPDYLDRYGHPEKPSDLSSHRCLGFAHPVASSEWTLSGPQGTIRVPVTLALTANNGEALRMAALSGLGIIMQPEILLGDDVRAGRLVPLLAKFLVRPKPMHVLTFPDRKPTPKIRSFVDFLVARFGESDRASSLKDVP, encoded by the coding sequence ATGGACAAACTGGAGAACATGGCCGTCTTTGTCCGTGTGGTCGAGCGCGGAAGCTTCGCCGCCGCTGCCGAGGATTTCCGCATCTCGCCCGCCATGGCCGGCGTCCATGTGCGTACCCTGGAGGAGCGCCTGGGAGCGCGCCTGATCCACCGCACCACGCGCAGGCACAGCACGACTGAAATCGGGCGGCTCTATTACGAGCGCTGCAAGCAGATCCTGGCCGACGTCTCCGATGCGGACGCCTGCGCCGCCCAACTCAAGTCGCGACCGCAGGGCCGGCTCAGGGTGGCCTCGCCCGTCTCCTTCAGCGTGCACGCGCTGGCACCGTCCTGCCGTGATTACATCGCCGAGAACCCCGAGGTATCCATTGATCTGGTGGTCAGCGATCGCCCGGTCGACATGCTGGAAGAGGCGATTGATGTCGCTGTACGCATCGGCGAACTGGAAGACTCCTCCATGATCGCCAGGTCTCTGAGGCCTTACCGATCCCTGATCTGTGCCGCGCCGGACTATCTGGACCGATACGGCCACCCGGAGAAACCGTCGGACTTGTCGAGCCATCGTTGCTTGGGCTTCGCCCACCCGGTGGCTTCCAGCGAGTGGACGTTGAGTGGGCCCCAGGGCACGATCCGCGTTCCCGTTACGCTCGCTTTGACGGCCAATAACGGGGAGGCTTTGCGCATGGCTGCACTGAGCGGGCTTGGCATCATCATGCAGCCCGAGATCCTGCTTGGCGACGACGTTCGAGCTGGGCGGCTCGTGCCGCTACTCGCGAAATTCCTGGTACGCCCCAAGCCGATGCATGTCCTTACTTTTCCCGATCGAAAGCCGACACCGAAGATCCGTAGTTTCGTCGATTTCCTGGTGGCCCGTTTTGGCGAGTCCGATCGAGCTTCATCGTTGAAAGACGTCCCGTAG
- a CDS encoding carboxymuconolactone decarboxylase family protein gives MIPNQELRPRGMAYLEQAFGGGAADALISDMADLCPDFADMSIEWALGGVACRPGLDKVTRELVVIASCVTLGHPVVQLRAHTQAALQAGATREQIIEAILQLLFYAGGAAVRNALVAVKDILNGAIAADALAGHGQTVG, from the coding sequence TTGATTCCCAACCAGGAACTACGTCCACGCGGCATGGCCTATCTGGAGCAAGCGTTCGGTGGTGGTGCGGCGGATGCGCTGATCAGCGACATGGCCGACCTGTGCCCGGACTTCGCCGATATGTCGATCGAGTGGGCATTGGGCGGCGTGGCGTGTCGCCCGGGCCTCGACAAGGTGACGCGGGAACTGGTGGTCATCGCCTCCTGCGTCACGCTGGGGCATCCGGTGGTCCAGCTGCGCGCCCATACCCAGGCGGCACTGCAAGCGGGCGCAACGCGGGAGCAAATCATCGAGGCCATCCTGCAGTTGCTTTTCTACGCAGGCGGGGCGGCCGTGCGCAATGCGCTGGTGGCCGTGAAAGACATATTGAACGGGGCTATCGCTGCCGATGCGTTGGCGGGCCACGGGCAGACTGTCGGCTAA
- a CDS encoding GNAT family N-acetyltransferase, producing MQIRQATDADLEAMWRICQAVIAAGDGLPFSGDFDRETFRSHWFGPHTPFVAVSGTDILGMYKFGANYPGHGAHVASATYLVSPEAQGQGIGRALVQHSLAQAQDAGYMAMQFNYVVSTNAPAVELYKKLGFAIVGNLPKAFRHQQLGLVDAYVMFRFLASPDS from the coding sequence ATGCAAATTCGTCAAGCAACGGATGCGGATCTCGAAGCCATGTGGCGCATCTGCCAGGCAGTGATTGCCGCAGGGGATGGCCTGCCATTCTCGGGTGACTTCGACCGGGAGACTTTCCGGTCCCACTGGTTCGGGCCGCACACGCCATTCGTTGCCGTTTCGGGCACGGACATTCTGGGCATGTACAAATTTGGCGCCAACTATCCCGGGCACGGTGCGCACGTGGCGAGCGCCACCTATCTGGTCAGCCCGGAAGCCCAGGGCCAGGGGATCGGGCGCGCGCTCGTCCAGCACAGCCTTGCCCAGGCGCAGGACGCGGGCTATATGGCGATGCAGTTCAACTACGTGGTGAGTACGAATGCACCGGCGGTGGAGCTGTACAAGAAACTGGGATTCGCCATCGTCGGAAACTTGCCCAAGGCTTTTCGCCATCAACAGCTGGGCCTGGTGGATGCCTATGTCATGTTCCGGTTCCTGGCATCGCCAGACAGCTGA
- a CDS encoding serine hydrolase domain-containing protein, whose amino-acid sequence MAALLLFLPVFALSQAVHAAPSSQQGVHEKRLDDFLNDVEANDGGVGSVSIFKGGREVYARSFGQKNLPDVAHDEYSKYQIASVTKMVTAILTFKLVEAGRLSLDDKLSDFFPDMPSAQKITIRHLLEHTSGLKNFAIKDGSVWVVDEVSQGDILDEIKSQGVAFEPGERVAYSNSAYFLLRMILEKKYGREYHQIVAQEIAEPLGLQNFASTKSHPSNTFKSYTFAGHWVEIKDINYSNVIGVGDIASTTRDLNTLIVSLFQHKILNKATLEQMKPIPGHDGWGRGLAEFPYGENRFLGHGGDVLGSHSRVIYNPKDGVAIAYSTNGERIPTNAFLETVVGIVYGGDFTLPQIK is encoded by the coding sequence TTGGCTGCACTGCTGTTGTTCCTTCCGGTGTTCGCGCTTTCGCAAGCGGTGCACGCGGCCCCTTCCTCACAACAAGGCGTGCACGAGAAAAGGCTGGATGACTTTCTCAACGATGTCGAAGCCAACGATGGTGGCGTCGGCAGCGTGTCCATTTTCAAAGGCGGCCGCGAGGTTTATGCCAGAAGCTTCGGACAGAAAAACCTGCCTGACGTTGCCCATGATGAATACAGCAAGTATCAGATCGCGTCAGTCACCAAGATGGTCACGGCGATCCTCACGTTCAAGCTGGTTGAAGCCGGGCGATTGAGCCTGGATGACAAGCTATCGGACTTTTTCCCCGACATGCCATCCGCGCAAAAGATCACCATCAGGCACTTGCTGGAACATACAAGTGGCCTGAAGAACTTCGCGATCAAGGACGGCTCGGTTTGGGTCGTTGACGAAGTGAGCCAGGGGGACATCCTGGACGAGATCAAAAGCCAGGGAGTTGCATTCGAGCCCGGTGAGCGCGTCGCCTACTCCAACTCCGCCTACTTTCTGCTGAGGATGATCCTCGAGAAAAAATATGGGCGTGAGTACCATCAGATCGTCGCGCAGGAGATTGCAGAACCGCTGGGGCTTCAGAATTTTGCGTCAACAAAGTCGCATCCCTCCAATACCTTCAAGTCGTATACGTTCGCGGGGCATTGGGTGGAGATCAAGGACATCAATTACTCCAATGTGATCGGCGTTGGCGATATCGCAAGCACCACACGGGATCTGAATACGCTGATCGTCAGCCTGTTTCAGCACAAGATTCTGAACAAGGCAACGCTGGAGCAGATGAAGCCCATTCCGGGCCACGATGGCTGGGGCAGAGGATTGGCGGAGTTCCCGTACGGAGAGAATCGCTTCCTTGGTCACGGCGGAGACGTACTGGGCTCTCATTCGCGGGTCATCTATAACCCGAAGGATGGCGTGGCGATCGCGTACTCAACCAACGGTGAGCGCATCCCGACCAATGCGTTTCTGGAAACGGTGGTGGGTATCGTCTATGGCGGCGACTTCACGTTGCCGCAGATCAAGTAA